The following proteins are co-located in the Rutidosis leptorrhynchoides isolate AG116_Rl617_1_P2 unplaced genomic scaffold, CSIRO_AGI_Rlap_v1 contig1, whole genome shotgun sequence genome:
- the LOC139880963 gene encoding uncharacterized protein, whose protein sequence is MAEYQALILELEMTVDIKLLNLQVFGDSQLVINQLLNIYEVRKPELIPYCDYAKRLKGWFDVITLEHVPRGQNQQANALASLASTIIFPGRDVKIEVRRPHFDPSGGPSAGPVGTFYRLRKLGPSHASLVMVWLKGICLAKLVVLFCTAHWVFLRMFVLECEEGESQNCTFLGIWAVELDSFRAALTISKAAQLKDKKSSIDVKRWAPRFINYKDALYKASFEGIWLRCLGSEEAVAAMEEAHSGMRGTHQ, encoded by the exons ATGGCGGAATATCAAGCCTTGATCCTCGAATTGGAAATGACGGTGGACATCAAATTGCTAAACTTGCAGGTGTTTGGCGATTCGCAATTAGTGATCAATCAGCTCCTCAATATCTATGAAGTGCGGAAGCCCGAACTTATCCCGTATTGTGATTATGCTAAGAGGCTAAAGGGGTGGTTTGATGTCATCACACTTGAACATGTGCCGCGAGGCCAAAATCAACAGGCTAACGCTCTAGCAAGCCTAGCTTCGACAATCATCTTTCCCGGTCGGGACGTCAAGATAGAGGTGAGACGCCCGCATTTCGACCCCTCCGGTGGTCCTAGTGCAGGGCCTGTTGGTACCTTCTATCGTCTGCGGAAACTGGGCCCTAGCCATGCCTC ACTAGTTATGGTTTGGCTGAAAGGAATTTGTTTGGCTAAGCTTGTTGTGTTGTTCTGTACTGCTCACTGGGTATTTCTGAGAATGTTTGTCTTAGAATGTGAGGAAG GGGAAAGTCAAAACTGTACTTTTCTAGGTATTTGGGCAGTTGAGTTGGACAGTTTTAGGGCTGCATTGACAATTTCAAAGGCTGCCCAACTGA AAGATAAGAAAAGCAGCATCGATGTAAAACGATGGGCGCCAAGATTCATCAACTACAAGGATGCACTTTATAAAGCCTCTTTTGAAGGGATATGGCTTAGATGTCTTGGAAGTGAAGAAGCAGTGGCGGCTATGGAAGAAGCTCATTCTGGTATGCGTGGAACTCATCAATGA
- the LOC139880962 gene encoding uncharacterized protein, whose translation MGYDWPTMVKDCINYARRGPDCQFNANLVHQPPELLHPTIASWPFNAWGLDVVEPLTSSSKGDHYILAATYYFSKWAEAIPCKEVKKETINWHLKLGEALWTYRTTYRNPTKATPYSLAYAVETVLPLEQQIPSLRIALQEGQIDEENHKLRLQELEALDIKRLEAQQRLECYQA comes from the exons ATGGGGTATGACTGGCCAACGATGGTTAAAGATTGCATAAACTACGCGAGGAGAGGCCCGGATTGCCAGTTCAACGCCAATCTCGTCCACCAACCACCTGAATTGCTCCATCCTACGATCGCATCATGGCCTTTCAACGCATGGGGACTCGACGTAGTCGAACCATTGACCAGCTCATCAAAAGGCGACCACTACATTTTAGCCGCAACGTATTATTTCTCCAAGTGGGCGGAGGCGATCCCTTGCAAAGAAGTGAAGAAAGAAACTATT AATTGGCATCTAAAATTGGGTGAAGCCTTATGGACCTACCGGACGACGTACAGAAATCCGACAAAGGCGACGCCATACTCACTAGCTTACGCTGTTGAGACGGTTCTTCCATTGGAGCAACAAATCCCGTCTTTAAGGATCGCCCTACAAGAAGGACAGATCGATGAAGAAAACCACAAGTTAAGGCTACAAGAATTAGAAGCCCTCGACATAAAAAGACTTGAAGCTCAACAACGTCTCGAGTGCTACCAAGCTTGA
- the LOC139880964 gene encoding uncharacterized protein, with product MAELVEVCISEISKLRRKVDGKKLKIFTSKAKEGLEEAEKRQTEGRSCKAERESESGLSETTICLLMDRFVPC from the coding sequence ATGGCTGAACTAGTGGAGGTTTGTATAAGTGAGATATCAAAGCTGAGGCGAAAAGTAGATGGCAAGAAGCTGAAGATATTCACTTCCAAAGCCAAAGAAGGTCTGGAAGAAGCTGAAAAGAGACAAACTGAAGGCAGAAGTTGTAAGGCTGAAAGAGAAAGTGAAAGCGGTTTGTCTGAAACCACAATCTGTTTGCTCATGGATCGCTTCGTGCCATGCTAG